The Streptomyces phaeolivaceus genome has a window encoding:
- a CDS encoding dipeptidase: MASLEAARELLREFPVADGHNDLPWALREQVRYDLDARDIAIDQSAFLHTDLARLRAGGVGAQFWSVYVPSDSAFLPGAVPATLEQIDCVRQLIDRYPAELRAALTAADMEAARAEGRVASLMGAEGGHSIDNSLATLRALYALGVRYMTLTHNDNIAWADSATDKEAVGGLSAFGRAVVREMNREGMLVDLSHVAATTMRDALDTSVAPVIFSHSSARAVCDHPRNIPDDVLERLPANGGVAMVTFVPKFVLQAAVDWTAAADENMRAHGLHHLDTTPEGMAVHRAFEERSPRPVATVSTVADHLDHMREVAGVDHLGIGGDYDGTAFTPDGLGDVSCYPNLIAELLDRGWSRTDLAKLTWRNAVRVLGAAEDVARDLRARTGPSNATLAQLDG, translated from the coding sequence ATGGCATCGCTGGAGGCGGCCCGGGAGCTGCTGCGGGAGTTCCCGGTCGCGGACGGGCACAACGATCTGCCCTGGGCGCTGCGCGAGCAGGTCCGCTACGACCTGGACGCGCGGGACATCGCCATCGACCAGAGCGCCTTCCTCCACACCGACCTGGCGCGGCTGCGCGCGGGCGGGGTCGGGGCGCAGTTCTGGTCGGTGTACGTGCCCTCGGACAGCGCGTTCCTGCCGGGCGCCGTACCCGCGACCCTCGAACAGATCGACTGCGTACGGCAGTTGATCGACCGTTACCCGGCGGAGCTGCGGGCCGCGCTGACCGCCGCCGACATGGAGGCGGCCCGTGCCGAGGGCCGGGTCGCCTCGCTGATGGGCGCCGAGGGCGGCCACTCCATCGACAACAGCCTCGCCACCCTGCGGGCGCTGTACGCGCTCGGCGTCCGCTATATGACGCTCACCCACAACGACAACATCGCCTGGGCCGACTCCGCCACGGACAAGGAGGCGGTCGGCGGGCTGTCCGCCTTCGGCCGGGCGGTCGTGCGGGAGATGAACCGCGAGGGCATGCTCGTCGACCTCTCGCATGTCGCCGCGACGACGATGCGCGACGCGCTGGACACGTCCGTCGCCCCGGTGATCTTCTCCCACTCCTCGGCACGGGCCGTCTGCGACCACCCCCGCAACATCCCGGACGACGTCCTCGAACGCCTCCCGGCCAACGGGGGAGTGGCGATGGTGACGTTCGTACCGAAGTTCGTGCTCCAGGCCGCCGTGGACTGGACGGCCGCAGCCGACGAGAACATGCGGGCCCACGGACTGCACCACCTCGACACCACCCCCGAGGGGATGGCGGTCCACCGCGCCTTCGAGGAGCGCAGCCCGCGCCCGGTCGCCACGGTGTCCACGGTCGCGGACCATCTCGACCACATGCGCGAGGTCGCCGGTGTCGACCACCTCGGCATCGGCGGCGACTACGACGGCACGGCCTTCACCCCGGACGGCCTGGGCGACGTCTCCTGCTACCCGAACCTGATCGCCGAGCTGCTCGACCGCGGCTGGTCCCGGACCGACCTGGCCAAGCTGACCTGGCGCAACGCGGTCCGGGTGCTGGGCGCGGCGGAGGACGTGGCCCGGGATCTGCGGGCCCGCACGGGCCCGTCCAACGCGACACTGGCTCAGCTGGACGGGTGA
- the purE gene encoding 5-(carboxyamino)imidazole ribonucleotide mutase produces the protein MSPVVGIVMGSDSDWPVMEAAAQALDEFEIAYEVDVVSAHRMPREMVAYGEEAAGRGLKVIIAGAGGAAHLPGMLASVTPLPVIGVPVPLKYLDGMDSLLSIVQMPAGVPVATVSVAGARNAGLLAARILATHDEELLGRMREFQQELNDQATEKGKRLRAKVEGAGDGFGFGK, from the coding sequence ATGAGCCCCGTCGTAGGCATCGTCATGGGGTCGGACTCCGACTGGCCCGTCATGGAGGCCGCCGCACAGGCCCTCGACGAGTTCGAGATCGCGTACGAGGTCGATGTCGTCTCCGCGCACCGGATGCCGCGCGAGATGGTCGCGTACGGCGAGGAGGCCGCGGGCCGGGGACTCAAGGTGATCATCGCGGGCGCGGGTGGCGCCGCCCATCTGCCGGGCATGCTCGCGTCCGTGACCCCGCTGCCGGTCATCGGTGTGCCCGTGCCGCTGAAGTACCTCGACGGCATGGACTCCCTGCTGTCGATCGTGCAGATGCCGGCCGGCGTGCCCGTCGCCACGGTCTCCGTCGCCGGGGCCCGTAACGCCGGTCTGCTGGCCGCCCGCATCCTGGCCACGCACGACGAGGAACTCCTCGGCCGGATGCGGGAGTTCCAGCAGGAGCTGAACGACCAGGCCACCGAGAAGGGCAAGCGCCTGCGCGCCAAGGTCGAGGGCGCGGGCGACGGCTTCGGTTTCGGGAAGTAG
- a CDS encoding 5-(carboxyamino)imidazole ribonucleotide synthase: MTFPVVGMVGGGQLARMTHEAGIPLGIRFKLLSDTPQDSAAQVVGDVVIGDYRDLDTLRAFAQGCDVITFDHEHVPTEHLRALEADGIPVRPGPDALQHAQDKGVMRARLDAIGVPCPRHRIVADPDDVAAFAAEGLPEGAEGDGFPVILKTVRGGYDGKGVWVVRSVEDAAEPFRAGVPVLAEEKVDFVRELAANVVRSPHGQAVAYPVVESRQVNGVCDTVIAPAPDLDPALALRAEEMALSIAKELDVVGHLAVELFQTRDGRVLVNELAMRPHNSGHWSQDGAITSQFANHVRAVLDLPLGDPRPRARWTVMVNVLGGDYPDMYSAYLHCMARDPQLKIHMYGKDVKPGRKVGHVNTYGDDLDDVLERARHAAGYLRGTITE; this comes from the coding sequence GTGACGTTCCCGGTAGTCGGCATGGTCGGCGGTGGCCAGCTCGCTCGTATGACACACGAGGCGGGCATCCCGCTCGGCATCAGGTTCAAGCTCCTCAGTGACACCCCTCAGGATTCCGCGGCGCAGGTCGTCGGTGATGTCGTCATCGGCGACTACCGCGACCTGGACACGCTGCGTGCGTTCGCGCAGGGCTGCGACGTGATCACCTTCGATCACGAACATGTACCCACCGAGCATCTACGGGCACTGGAGGCGGACGGCATCCCCGTCCGCCCCGGCCCGGACGCGCTCCAGCACGCCCAGGACAAGGGGGTGATGCGCGCCCGGCTCGACGCGATCGGTGTGCCGTGCCCACGGCATCGCATCGTCGCGGACCCCGACGACGTGGCCGCCTTCGCCGCCGAGGGACTCCCCGAGGGCGCCGAGGGCGATGGGTTTCCGGTCATCCTCAAGACGGTCCGCGGCGGCTACGACGGCAAGGGCGTCTGGGTCGTCCGGTCGGTCGAGGACGCCGCCGAGCCCTTCCGCGCCGGCGTGCCCGTCCTCGCCGAGGAGAAGGTCGACTTCGTACGGGAGCTGGCCGCGAACGTCGTACGGTCGCCGCACGGCCAGGCCGTCGCGTACCCGGTCGTGGAGTCGCGGCAGGTGAACGGCGTCTGCGACACCGTCATCGCGCCCGCCCCCGACCTCGACCCGGCCCTCGCGCTGCGCGCCGAGGAGATGGCCCTGAGCATCGCCAAGGAGCTGGACGTCGTCGGCCACCTCGCCGTCGAGCTGTTCCAGACCCGCGACGGCCGCGTCCTCGTCAACGAGCTGGCCATGCGCCCCCACAACTCCGGCCACTGGAGCCAGGACGGCGCGATCACCAGCCAGTTCGCCAACCATGTCCGGGCCGTCCTCGACCTCCCGCTCGGCGACCCGCGCCCGCGCGCGAGGTGGACCGTCATGGTCAACGTCCTCGGCGGCGACTACCCGGACATGTACTCCGCGTATCTGCACTGCATGGCCCGCGACCCGCAGCTCAAGATCCACATGTACGGCAAGGACGTGAAGCCCGGTCGTAAGGTCGGACACGTCAACACCTACGGCGACGACCTCGACGACGTGCTGGAGCGCGCCCGTCACGCCGCCGGTTACCTGAGAGGCACGATCACCGAATGA
- a CDS encoding GtrA family protein has protein sequence MGSTSSGPATKRPDTRPRGALRRRLDLLVREVAKFGAVGGAGLLVNLAVFNLMRHTTDLQVVRASVIATVVAIAFNYVGFRYFTYRDRDKSGRTKELSLFLLFSAVGLVIENGVLYTATYGFGWDSPLQSNVFKFLGIGVATLFRFWSYRTWVFRALPAREAVASAESFLEAGAAHPPALTGGAGKRPNSRA, from the coding sequence ATGGGAAGTACCAGCTCGGGGCCCGCGACGAAGCGTCCTGATACGAGGCCCCGCGGCGCCCTGCGTCGCCGGCTCGACCTGCTCGTACGGGAGGTCGCCAAGTTCGGCGCGGTGGGCGGGGCGGGGCTCCTGGTGAACCTCGCGGTATTCAACCTGATGCGGCACACCACCGATCTGCAGGTCGTCCGGGCCAGCGTCATAGCCACGGTCGTCGCCATCGCGTTCAACTACGTCGGGTTCCGCTACTTCACGTACCGGGACCGCGACAAGAGCGGCCGTACGAAGGAACTCTCGCTCTTCCTGCTGTTCAGCGCGGTCGGCCTCGTGATCGAGAACGGCGTCCTCTACACCGCCACGTACGGCTTCGGCTGGGACAGCCCGCTGCAGTCCAACGTCTTCAAGTTCCTCGGCATCGGCGTCGCCACCCTCTTCCGTTTCTGGTCCTACCGCACCTGGGTCTTCCGAGCCCTCCCGGCCCGCGAGGCGGTGGCCAGCGCCGAATCCTTCCTCGAAGCGGGAGCCGCCCACCCACCCGCCCTCACCGGCGGTGCAGGGAAGCGACCGAACAGCAGGGCGTAG
- a CDS encoding ATP-binding protein: MRRRLIQSTLAVVLVVIAVFGVSLVIVETRTISNSAQERVESEAVQLTSIVDSRIIGDERITAEVLRDQVGDERYARIEIPGQSTIEIGEKPVGDVIRHEAKGEKDEVVTVEESRSAVSREVGRTLLIIAAVALLAVIAAVLLAVRQANRLASPLTDLAETAERLGSGDPRPRHKRYGVPELDRVADVLDSSAERIGRMLTAERRLAADASHQLRTPLTALSMRLEEITLTDDLATVKEEAHIALTQVERLTDVVERLLTNSRDPRNGSAVSFELDEVIKQQLEEWRPAYRSAGRAVVSSGKRHLQAVGTPGAVAQVLAALIENSLMHGGGTVALRTRVTGNQAVIEVTDEGPGVPADLGARIFERAISGRNSTGIGLAVARDLAEADGGRLEMLQAQPPVFGLFLSRTPVRTPSGDDRPVR; encoded by the coding sequence GTGCGTCGCCGTCTCATTCAGTCCACCCTCGCCGTGGTCCTCGTCGTCATCGCGGTCTTCGGTGTCTCCCTCGTCATCGTCGAGACCCGCACGATCAGCAACAGCGCCCAGGAACGCGTGGAGTCCGAGGCGGTCCAGCTGACGAGCATCGTGGACAGCCGCATCATCGGCGACGAACGGATCACCGCGGAGGTCCTCCGGGACCAGGTCGGCGACGAGCGGTACGCGCGTATCGAGATCCCTGGTCAGAGCACGATCGAGATCGGCGAGAAGCCCGTCGGCGACGTCATCCGCCATGAGGCCAAGGGTGAGAAGGACGAGGTCGTCACCGTCGAGGAGTCCCGCTCGGCGGTCAGCCGGGAGGTCGGCCGTACGCTGCTGATCATCGCGGCGGTCGCGCTGCTCGCCGTCATCGCCGCCGTCCTCCTCGCGGTACGCCAGGCCAACCGCCTCGCCTCCCCCCTCACCGACCTCGCCGAGACCGCCGAACGGCTCGGCTCCGGCGACCCGCGCCCCCGGCACAAGCGGTACGGCGTCCCCGAGCTGGACCGGGTCGCGGATGTGCTGGACTCCTCCGCCGAACGCATCGGCCGCATGCTGACCGCCGAGCGGCGCCTCGCGGCCGACGCCTCCCACCAGCTGCGTACGCCGCTGACCGCGCTGTCGATGCGGCTGGAGGAGATCACCCTCACCGACGACCTCGCCACGGTGAAGGAGGAGGCGCACATCGCGCTCACCCAGGTCGAGCGGCTCACGGACGTCGTGGAACGGCTCCTCACCAACTCCCGCGACCCCCGCAACGGCTCGGCGGTCTCCTTCGAACTCGACGAGGTCATCAAGCAGCAGCTGGAGGAGTGGCGGCCGGCCTACCGCAGCGCCGGGCGGGCCGTGGTCAGCTCGGGCAAGCGGCACCTTCAGGCGGTGGGTACGCCGGGGGCGGTCGCGCAGGTGCTGGCCGCGCTGATCGAGAACTCGCTGATGCACGGCGGGGGCACGGTGGCGCTGCGGACGCGGGTCACCGGGAACCAGGCGGTGATCGAGGTCACCGACGAGGGGCCCGGCGTTCCCGCCGACCTCGGGGCACGGATCTTCGAGCGGGCGATCAGCGGGCGCAACTCGACGGGCATCGGGCTGGCCGTGGCGCGGGACCTCGCGGAGGCGGACGGGGGGCGGCTGGAGATGCTCCAGGCGCAGCCGCCGGTGTTCGGGCTGTTCCTGTCACGGACCCCGGTACGGACGCCGTCCGGCGACGACCGGCCGGTGCGGTAG
- a CDS encoding response regulator transcription factor, whose amino-acid sequence MTRVLLAEDDASISEPLARALRREGYEVEVREDGPTALDAGMQGGVDLVVLDLGLPGMDGLEVARRLRAEGHTVPILILTARADEVDTVVGLDAGADDYVTKPFRLAELLARVRALLRRGAAEPAQPPATHGVRIDVESHRAWMGDEELQLTAKEFDLLRVLVRDAGRVVTRDQLMREVWDTTWWSSTKTLDMHISWLRKKLGDDAANPRYIATVRGVGFRFEKN is encoded by the coding sequence ATGACCCGTGTACTGCTCGCCGAGGACGACGCGTCCATCTCGGAGCCGTTGGCTCGCGCACTGCGCCGGGAAGGGTACGAGGTGGAGGTCCGCGAGGACGGCCCCACCGCGCTGGACGCCGGAATGCAGGGTGGCGTCGACCTGGTCGTCCTGGACCTGGGGCTGCCCGGCATGGACGGCCTGGAGGTGGCCCGCCGGCTGCGCGCCGAGGGCCACACCGTGCCGATCCTCATCCTGACCGCGCGCGCCGACGAGGTGGACACCGTCGTGGGCCTCGACGCGGGCGCCGACGACTACGTCACCAAGCCCTTCCGGCTCGCCGAGTTGCTCGCCCGTGTCCGGGCGCTGCTGCGGCGCGGCGCCGCGGAGCCGGCGCAGCCGCCCGCCACCCACGGGGTGCGGATCGACGTCGAGTCGCACCGGGCGTGGATGGGGGACGAGGAACTCCAGCTCACCGCCAAGGAGTTCGACCTGCTGCGGGTGCTCGTGCGGGACGCGGGGCGGGTCGTCACCCGGGACCAGCTGATGCGCGAGGTCTGGGACACGACGTGGTGGTCCTCGACGAAGACCCTCGACATGCACATCTCCTGGCTGCGGAAGAAGCTCGGCGACGACGCGGCGAATCCCCGGTACATCGCGACGGTGCGGGGGGTCGGGTTCCGGTTCGAGAAGAACTGA
- a CDS encoding peptide MFS transporter → MASSLTKDSAGRGTPDPERTFFGHPRGLATLFMTEMWERFSYYGMKALLTVYLLSGGPDAGQGSMGGGLAMDLATTTTIVAVYSAMVYLLAMPGGWLGDRVWGPRKTVAIAAVTIMCGHLVLALPGGQAPFFAGLALVAAGSGLLKANISTMVGHLYDGPGDPRRDGGFTIFYMGINAGAFFAPLAIGTVGQEVNWHLGFGLAAVGMAIGLAAFLAGSRDLSPRSDVVPKPLAAEERASWLRKGLLWLAAAAVFYGAVGLSGHFTLNWAMIPLTVIGLIVPAGVLLRIKRDKELTTAEQSRMTGYIWFFVAAAVFWMIYDQGASTVQAFGSNDQKVAGSLLGFEFPTSWYQSLNPLFIMALAPVFAWLWLWLNRQGREPGTAVKFAMALVLIGVSFFFFLIPLGLAADGNLASPMWLVGIYFIQTVGELCLSPVGLSVTTKMAPAKYASQMMGVWFLAVTAGDSVTGLLSNPAVGGFDLSGTGMVAVEAGLAVLAGFAIYMYRRKVRALTGDVN, encoded by the coding sequence ATGGCGTCCAGCCTGACGAAGGACTCGGCCGGCCGGGGAACCCCCGACCCCGAACGCACCTTCTTCGGCCACCCCCGCGGACTGGCCACTCTCTTCATGACCGAGATGTGGGAACGATTCTCCTACTACGGCATGAAGGCCCTCCTCACCGTCTATCTGCTCTCCGGCGGCCCCGACGCCGGCCAGGGGAGCATGGGCGGCGGTCTGGCCATGGACCTGGCCACCACCACCACGATCGTCGCCGTCTACTCGGCGATGGTGTACCTGCTCGCGATGCCCGGCGGCTGGCTCGGCGACCGTGTCTGGGGCCCCCGCAAGACGGTGGCCATAGCGGCGGTCACGATCATGTGCGGGCATCTGGTGCTCGCCCTGCCGGGCGGTCAGGCACCGTTCTTCGCGGGCCTCGCGCTGGTCGCGGCCGGCTCCGGTCTGCTGAAGGCCAACATCTCCACGATGGTGGGCCACCTGTACGACGGCCCCGGTGACCCGCGGCGCGACGGCGGCTTCACGATCTTCTACATGGGCATCAACGCGGGTGCCTTCTTCGCCCCGCTGGCCATCGGCACCGTCGGCCAGGAGGTCAACTGGCACCTCGGCTTCGGTCTGGCCGCGGTCGGTATGGCCATCGGTCTCGCCGCGTTCCTCGCCGGCAGCCGGGACCTGAGCCCGCGGAGCGATGTCGTCCCCAAGCCGCTGGCGGCCGAGGAGCGCGCCTCCTGGCTGCGCAAGGGCCTGCTCTGGCTGGCCGCCGCGGCCGTCTTCTACGGCGCGGTGGGCCTCAGCGGCCACTTCACCCTGAACTGGGCGATGATCCCGCTGACCGTCATCGGCCTGATCGTCCCCGCCGGTGTGCTGCTGCGCATCAAGCGCGACAAGGAGCTGACCACCGCCGAGCAGTCGAGGATGACCGGCTACATCTGGTTCTTCGTCGCGGCGGCCGTGTTCTGGATGATCTACGACCAGGGCGCGTCCACGGTCCAGGCGTTCGGCTCGAACGACCAGAAGGTGGCCGGCTCACTGCTCGGCTTCGAGTTCCCGACCTCCTGGTACCAGTCGCTGAACCCGCTGTTCATCATGGCGCTGGCCCCGGTCTTCGCCTGGCTCTGGCTGTGGCTGAACCGCCAGGGCAGGGAGCCCGGCACGGCCGTGAAGTTCGCGATGGCCCTGGTGCTCATCGGTGTCTCGTTCTTCTTCTTCCTGATCCCGCTGGGCCTGGCGGCGGACGGCAACCTGGCCAGCCCGATGTGGCTGGTGGGCATCTACTTCATCCAGACCGTCGGTGAGCTGTGCCTCTCCCCGGTCGGCCTGTCGGTGACGACGAAGATGGCCCCGGCCAAGTACGCCAGCCAGATGATGGGCGTGTGGTTCCTCGCGGTCACCGCGGGCGACTCCGTCACCGGCCTGCTCTCCAACCCGGCCGTCGGCGGCTTCGACCTCAGCGGCACCGGCATGGTCGCCGTCGAGGCCGGGCTCGCCGTCCTCGCCGGCTTCGCGATCTACATGTACCGCAGGAAGGTCAGGGCCCTGACGGGCGACGTCAACTGA